One genomic window of Fibrobacter sp. UWT2 includes the following:
- a CDS encoding ABC transporter substrate-binding protein produces MNQKQIFNKIRNRIAFTFLFSLACATSAIAADKISIGYLSSTGQGKFFIAKDAGIFEKNGLDVTLVEFSNSGDGIAAVRAGKLDAGAFGSLAPLIHISQGADIRVIGGIMGGDQAVITRKENAASVKKLSDLKGKKIATIRLGTADAIVRGGLKKEGVDWRKDVTIVELKNPPAVIEAVKNGSVFAGVTWGPHDLRAEEAGLSVVLRSKDINPGHICCRLIASLRKIEGRDDVYKRLVKSLIEAEELVQNDHKKSVEIIAKWIKLDTALVNKAFYSGHVTQDTDPNVKGVEFFWDFLKDAEFIKSDRKVSEYVRTDFYKAAIAELRKENPKSEFYAKAENIFKSRN; encoded by the coding sequence ATGAATCAGAAACAAATTTTCAATAAAATCCGCAATCGAATCGCTTTCACATTCCTCTTTAGCCTCGCCTGCGCTACTTCTGCAATCGCCGCAGACAAAATTTCCATCGGTTACCTGTCTTCTACAGGTCAAGGAAAATTCTTTATCGCTAAAGATGCTGGCATTTTCGAGAAAAATGGCCTTGACGTAACGCTCGTAGAATTTTCGAATTCTGGCGACGGCATTGCCGCTGTCCGCGCAGGTAAACTCGATGCAGGCGCATTCGGTTCGCTCGCTCCGCTTATTCACATTTCGCAGGGTGCCGACATCCGCGTGATTGGTGGCATCATGGGCGGTGACCAGGCCGTGATTACCCGCAAAGAAAACGCAGCCTCCGTCAAAAAGTTGAGTGACCTCAAGGGCAAGAAAATTGCCACCATTCGCCTGGGTACTGCCGACGCCATCGTTCGCGGCGGCCTCAAGAAAGAAGGCGTTGACTGGCGCAAGGATGTCACCATCGTAGAACTCAAGAATCCGCCTGCCGTTATCGAAGCCGTCAAGAACGGAAGCGTATTCGCCGGCGTCACTTGGGGCCCTCACGACCTCCGCGCCGAAGAAGCAGGCCTTTCTGTGGTGCTCCGCAGTAAGGACATTAACCCTGGCCATATTTGCTGCCGCCTCATTGCTTCGCTCCGCAAAATCGAAGGCCGCGACGATGTTTACAAGCGCCTGGTCAAGTCGCTGATCGAAGCCGAAGAACTGGTGCAAAATGACCACAAGAAGAGTGTGGAAATTATTGCCAAGTGGATCAAGCTCGATACCGCCCTTGTCAACAAGGCGTTCTACAGCGGGCACGTCACGCAGGATACGGACCCGAACGTGAAGGGTGTCGAATTCTTCTGGGATTTCTTGAAAGATGCTGAATTTATCAAATCTGACAGGAAAGTCTCCGAATACGTTCGCACCGATTTCTACAAGGCCGCCATCGCAGAACTTCGCAAGGAAAATCCCAAGTCCGAATTCTACGCCAAGGCAGAAAATATTTTCAAATCCAGGAATTAA
- a CDS encoding ABC transporter ATP-binding protein, translating into MTTKQNGFETTNLGFSYDGRAILKDINLKINQGEFVCLLGESGSGKTTLLNLLAGLTKPSEGHVYWKGKEIEKPSAERSVVFQDYTLFPWLTLLQNVTLAIKKTKKLKTSYAKNLAEEYLNLVGLSGSLHKYPFELSGGMRQRGAIARALSVSADALLLDEPFGALDPVNRASLQDLVLELCRGVKDRPITTLFVTHDIREAVYLGSRIIVLGSTPGRIIADIPLDFPVKKNRGDWFRNEKVQETIATIEDAYHKDILEKLGHIVQGGASI; encoded by the coding sequence ATGACAACAAAGCAAAATGGTTTTGAAACAACGAATCTCGGTTTTTCGTACGATGGCAGAGCCATCCTGAAAGACATCAACTTGAAAATCAACCAAGGAGAATTCGTATGCCTGCTAGGCGAAAGCGGTAGTGGCAAGACCACTTTGCTTAACCTTCTCGCCGGGCTGACCAAGCCGAGCGAGGGACATGTCTACTGGAAAGGAAAAGAAATCGAAAAGCCTTCTGCCGAAAGGAGTGTAGTCTTTCAGGACTACACCCTTTTCCCTTGGCTTACCCTTCTCCAAAATGTAACGCTCGCCATTAAAAAGACAAAAAAGCTGAAGACGAGCTACGCCAAAAATTTAGCCGAAGAATACTTGAACTTAGTAGGACTTTCTGGAAGCCTGCATAAATACCCCTTTGAACTTTCGGGCGGAATGCGCCAGCGCGGAGCCATAGCGCGTGCCTTAAGTGTCAGCGCTGACGCCCTTCTTTTAGACGAACCCTTTGGCGCTCTCGACCCCGTAAACCGTGCAAGCCTCCAGGATTTGGTGCTGGAACTTTGCCGCGGCGTCAAGGACCGTCCTATTACCACATTATTTGTCACGCACGACATTCGCGAAGCCGTTTATCTCGGGAGCCGCATTATCGTTTTAGGCTCTACCCCGGGGCGTATCATTGCAGACATCCCGCTTGATTTCCCGGTAAAGAAGAATCGTGGCGACTGGTTTCGCAACGAAAAAGTCCAAGAAACCATTGCAACTATTGAAGACGCCTACCACAAGGACATCCTTGAAAAACTAGGCCACATTGTACAAGGAGGTGCCAGCATATGA
- a CDS encoding ABC transporter permease: MLISCGPEWDSQYLFPSPKAILKALFDSREELLRSAGASLLKLVPAYLVASIVGISIGIVSGSVPWVSNMLKPISRFAAPIPPNVYIPYAIAILPTFYLSSTFIIFIAAFWPIYLNTAAGAAEIPEKYKRNAAIIGIGKFEYLWRIALVASLPSIFSGLSVGMGLSFIMLTVAELFGENTGLGHFVQFYADYSDYPNMVAGILWTGIVVLAIMELCELVKRKLLFWTKAN, translated from the coding sequence GTGCTAATCAGTTGCGGCCCGGAATGGGACAGTCAATACCTGTTCCCGTCTCCTAAGGCAATCCTGAAAGCGCTCTTTGATTCTCGCGAAGAACTTTTGCGCAGTGCGGGAGCGTCTCTTTTAAAACTGGTGCCCGCCTATTTGGTCGCATCGATTGTCGGAATTTCTATCGGAATCGTTTCTGGTTCCGTTCCATGGGTATCGAACATGCTAAAACCTATTTCCAGGTTTGCGGCCCCCATTCCGCCCAACGTCTACATTCCTTACGCTATCGCCATTTTACCGACGTTCTATTTGTCTTCGACATTCATCATTTTTATTGCCGCCTTTTGGCCCATCTACTTGAATACGGCTGCCGGTGCCGCCGAAATCCCCGAAAAATACAAGCGTAACGCTGCCATCATCGGAATCGGAAAGTTTGAATACCTGTGGAGAATCGCCCTTGTAGCAAGCCTGCCGTCAATATTTTCGGGGCTTTCTGTAGGCATGGGACTTTCGTTCATCATGCTCACCGTGGCTGAACTTTTCGGCGAAAATACGGGACTTGGTCACTTCGTGCAATTTTACGCGGACTATTCCGATTATCCTAACATGGTTGCAGGCATTCTTTGGACAGGCATTGTGGTGCTTGCGATTATGGAACTGTGTGAACTTGTTAAACGCAAGCTCCTGTTCTGGACAAAAGCGAACTAG
- a CDS encoding HD domain-containing protein, with protein sequence MSLTVERAKEISKGHVTEESLVIHSLNVCYAMGAMAKHFGEDVEHWQAVGYLHDYDYQEFPEEHLQHTEKELLAQGVSEEDVRAILAHGFEIVNQVEPKTNMEKSLFTVDELTGIIQACARMRPNGILDLEVKSFMKKFKDKKFAAKCNRDYILKGCALLGMDVKDVAAICIEGMREHAAEIGLAGSAA encoded by the coding sequence ATGAGCCTGACCGTCGAACGCGCAAAAGAAATCAGCAAGGGCCACGTGACCGAAGAATCGCTGGTCATCCATTCCCTCAACGTATGCTACGCCATGGGCGCCATGGCCAAACACTTCGGCGAAGACGTTGAACACTGGCAAGCCGTGGGCTATCTGCATGATTACGACTACCAGGAATTCCCCGAAGAACACCTGCAGCACACCGAAAAGGAACTGCTCGCGCAGGGCGTCTCCGAAGAAGACGTGCGCGCCATTTTGGCACACGGCTTTGAAATCGTGAACCAGGTGGAACCCAAGACCAACATGGAAAAGAGCCTGTTCACCGTCGACGAACTCACCGGAATCATCCAGGCCTGCGCAAGGATGCGCCCCAACGGAATTTTGGACCTCGAAGTGAAAAGTTTCATGAAGAAGTTCAAGGACAAGAAATTCGCCGCCAAGTGCAACCGCGACTACATCCTGAAAGGCTGCGCCCTACTCGGCATGGACGTGAAAGACGTCGCCGCCATCTGCATTGAGGGCATGCGCGAACACGCCGCCGAAATCGGCCTTGCCGGTAGCGCCGCGTAA
- the hsdR gene encoding EcoAI/FtnUII family type I restriction enzme subunit R: protein MPENKKELSEEDIKNRYITPALNAVGWAAEDMRMEKYFTDGRVIFQGGKHARKQGKKADYLLYSAPNYPIAIVEAKDNNHPVGGGLQQAMDYAEILDIPFAYSSNGDGFVEHDFLTGMEAEIPLDKFPTREQLLARVRASKKFTPEQETVINQPYYWDADTHAPRYYQRIAINRTIEAVAKGQQRILLVMATGTGKTYTAFQIIERLHKSGCKKKILYLADRNVLIDQTMVQDFKPFKKIMTKIKGKELDSSFEIYMALYQQLVSYDEGVPDPFTEFKPEFFDLILVDECHRGSAKEDSEWRKILEYFSGATQIGMTATPKVKNGANNLEYFGEPIFTYSLKQGIEDGFLAPYRVTNSFLNVDLNGWTPESAQEIDLFGNVIPEQLYQRPDFGRELVIKTRREVVARRITQMLYKIGRMTKTIVFCPDVEEAEAMRQLLATLNADMMKEDPRYVMRITGDDAVGKKQLGNFIEPDEPYPVVVTTSEMLSTGVDCKTCGLIVIDKEIGSMTEFKQIVGRGTRLKTDKGKWHFEILDFRNATKLFKDPEFDGEPEMPEEPHGHGRGFHEPPPPPYNAGPKKYYINHVEVKIDAETVSYLGADGKTQVVESFTDFTRKNIRGKFATLDDFIKRWTAEERKAAVVEELKEYDVLIDAIREANPDLAKVDVFDIICHVAFDQKPLTRSERANNVKKRNYLAKYEGKAREVLEALLVKYADDGILQMEQNEVLKLDPFSHIGTVPKIMKLFGGREGYEAAVIDLKKQLYLTDDVA, encoded by the coding sequence ATGCCCGAAAACAAGAAAGAACTTTCCGAAGAAGATATCAAGAACCGCTACATAACGCCGGCGTTAAACGCTGTAGGCTGGGCGGCCGAAGATATGCGCATGGAAAAGTATTTCACCGACGGGCGCGTTATTTTTCAGGGCGGCAAGCATGCCCGCAAGCAGGGTAAAAAGGCAGACTATCTGCTTTATTCTGCCCCCAACTATCCGATCGCTATTGTCGAGGCGAAAGACAACAACCACCCTGTGGGCGGTGGTTTGCAACAGGCGATGGATTACGCCGAAATTCTCGACATTCCGTTTGCATACAGCAGCAACGGCGACGGCTTTGTGGAGCATGACTTTTTGACAGGAATGGAAGCGGAAATTCCGCTTGACAAGTTCCCAACTCGCGAGCAACTTCTTGCGCGTGTGCGAGCAAGCAAGAAATTCACTCCGGAACAGGAAACCGTCATCAACCAGCCATACTACTGGGACGCGGACACGCACGCTCCCCGTTACTACCAGCGTATTGCGATCAACCGCACGATTGAGGCGGTCGCGAAAGGCCAGCAGAGAATATTGCTCGTGATGGCGACGGGTACAGGCAAAACCTATACGGCTTTCCAGATTATCGAACGCCTGCACAAGTCCGGCTGCAAAAAGAAAATCCTGTACCTAGCAGACCGCAATGTTTTGATTGACCAGACCATGGTCCAAGATTTCAAGCCCTTCAAGAAAATCATGACCAAGATAAAGGGCAAGGAACTAGATTCCAGTTTTGAAATCTACATGGCGCTTTACCAGCAGCTGGTTTCTTATGATGAAGGCGTACCCGATCCGTTTACGGAATTCAAGCCTGAATTTTTCGACTTGATTCTGGTGGACGAATGTCATCGCGGTTCAGCAAAAGAAGATTCCGAATGGCGAAAAATTCTGGAATACTTCAGCGGCGCAACGCAGATTGGCATGACGGCAACACCCAAGGTCAAGAACGGTGCAAACAACCTGGAATATTTTGGCGAACCGATTTTCACGTACTCGTTGAAGCAAGGTATTGAAGATGGGTTCCTTGCGCCGTATCGCGTGACAAACAGTTTCTTGAATGTAGATTTGAACGGCTGGACGCCCGAAAGCGCGCAAGAAATAGACCTCTTTGGGAACGTGATTCCGGAGCAACTTTACCAGCGCCCGGATTTTGGCCGCGAACTTGTCATCAAGACTCGTCGCGAAGTTGTTGCCAGGCGCATTACCCAGATGCTTTACAAGATTGGCCGCATGACCAAGACTATTGTATTCTGCCCCGATGTAGAAGAAGCCGAAGCGATGCGCCAACTGCTTGCGACTTTGAATGCCGACATGATGAAGGAAGACCCGCGCTACGTCATGCGCATTACGGGCGATGATGCTGTCGGCAAAAAACAGCTCGGAAACTTTATTGAACCCGACGAACCCTATCCGGTGGTGGTGACAACATCAGAAATGTTGAGCACTGGTGTAGATTGCAAAACCTGCGGGCTTATCGTCATTGACAAGGAAATCGGATCGATGACGGAGTTCAAGCAGATTGTAGGCCGCGGCACTCGTCTCAAGACAGACAAGGGCAAATGGCATTTCGAAATCCTTGATTTTCGCAATGCGACAAAACTGTTCAAGGACCCCGAATTCGATGGCGAGCCCGAAATGCCCGAGGAACCTCATGGACATGGCAGAGGATTTCACGAACCGCCTCCGCCTCCATATAACGCTGGCCCCAAGAAATACTACATCAATCACGTGGAAGTGAAGATTGACGCCGAGACGGTTTCGTATCTGGGAGCCGACGGCAAGACTCAGGTGGTCGAAAGTTTTACCGACTTTACCCGCAAGAATATCCGCGGCAAATTCGCAACACTTGATGACTTTATCAAGCGTTGGACAGCCGAAGAACGCAAGGCTGCCGTTGTTGAAGAACTCAAGGAATACGATGTTCTGATTGACGCAATCCGCGAGGCGAACCCGGACTTGGCGAAAGTCGATGTTTTCGATATTATTTGCCACGTGGCGTTCGACCAAAAGCCACTGACTCGCAGCGAACGCGCGAACAACGTGAAAAAGCGTAATTATTTGGCAAAATATGAGGGCAAGGCCCGCGAGGTTTTGGAAGCCCTTCTCGTAAAATATGCCGATGACGGCATTTTGCAGATGGAACAGAACGAAGTCCTGAAACTCGACCCGTTCAGCCATATTGGCACCGTTCCCAAGATTATGAAGCTTTTTGGCGGCCGCGAAGGCTACGAGGCCGCAGTTATAGACCTGAAAAAGCAGCTCTACTTGACCGACGACGTCGCATAA
- a CDS encoding Fic family protein — protein sequence MYEPPYKLNSEILKIATEISSLVERFVIRLEQADSLKLRKANKIKSIHSSLAIEGNSLSEDVVSDIINGKRVLAPAREILEVKNALATYELYPKLNAFSVKDLLKAHGVMMQGIALDAGNFRNCNEGVFKGKKCIHLAPPPNRVPALMADLFEWLKKSNEHLLIRSCVFHYEFEFIHPFSDGNGRMGRLWQSLILGKWNPAFEHLPIENMVYANQQKYYDAIAKSSASSECSAFIVFMLQNILDSLKKFKDAPIEGDVSTVTETKLSTRQQKIVDMIRKDDITIASVAKKLKVSERTIEREMSKLQQLMVIYREGSDKTGRWLVK from the coding sequence ATGTACGAGCCGCCATACAAACTGAACTCAGAAATTTTGAAAATAGCGACGGAAATATCGTCGCTGGTTGAACGCTTTGTCATCCGTTTGGAACAAGCCGACTCTCTTAAATTGCGCAAGGCGAATAAAATCAAGAGTATTCATAGTTCTCTTGCCATTGAAGGGAATTCTTTGAGCGAAGATGTGGTGAGCGACATTATTAACGGCAAAAGAGTCCTTGCACCTGCGCGAGAAATTCTTGAGGTCAAGAACGCCTTGGCGACATACGAACTGTACCCCAAATTGAACGCTTTTTCAGTTAAGGATCTTTTAAAAGCTCATGGCGTAATGATGCAGGGAATCGCCCTAGATGCAGGAAATTTCCGTAACTGCAATGAGGGTGTTTTTAAAGGGAAAAAATGCATTCACTTGGCCCCACCGCCAAATCGAGTTCCGGCGCTCATGGCGGATTTGTTTGAATGGCTAAAGAAGAGCAACGAACATCTGCTTATTCGTTCTTGCGTATTCCATTACGAATTTGAATTTATACACCCGTTTAGTGACGGCAACGGCCGTATGGGTAGGCTTTGGCAATCCCTTATTCTTGGAAAATGGAACCCGGCCTTTGAACATCTGCCGATAGAGAATATGGTGTATGCGAACCAGCAAAAGTATTATGACGCTATTGCAAAGTCCTCTGCTTCGAGCGAATGCAGTGCATTTATCGTATTCATGCTTCAGAACATCCTTGATTCATTGAAAAAATTTAAGGATGCTCCTATTGAAGGTGATGTTTCAACAGTAACCGAAACGAAACTCTCGACACGTCAGCAAAAAATTGTTGATATGATCCGAAAAGACGATATCACGATTGCAAGTGTCGCGAAAAAATTGAAAGTTTCTGAACGAACTATCGAACGTGAAATGTCGAAACTGCAGCAACTGATGGTTATTTACCGCGAGGGTTCAGACAAAACCGGCCGTTGGCTCGTCAAATAA
- a CDS encoding class I SAM-dependent DNA methyltransferase — translation MSVNNLVKRLQNEMRGDAGINGDAQRIEQMVWMFFLKVYDAQEEIWECTKDKYKSIIPEKMRWRNWAVDEKDGKALTGDALLAFVNNELFPTLKKLPVNENTPRGKAIVRMVFEDLNQYMKDGIILRKLINIIDEVDFSDADDRHTFGDIYEGILKDLQSAGNAGEFYTPRALTDFIVQQLHPKLGETFGDFTSGTGGFLTSCLNYLKPSVMTTSDEKKFQSAIVGQEWKPLPYLLSITNMLVHDIEEPNITHTDSLGRKVTEFKDSDKVDCIGMNPPYGGSTGMNAKLNFPINMQSSETADLFIVLIMYRLKKMGRAGVIIPDGFLFGTDGAKLAIKQKLLREFNLHTVIRLPGSIFSPYTSIATNILFFDNEKAKGAPTGFSTKETWFYRLDMPEGYKHFSKTKPMRLEHCKPIIDWWNNREEILETNDDGEVVSEKSRKFTPEELVEMDCNFDQCKFPKEEEDVLPPAELLEDYHKKRAALDKKIDKKLEQIQKLLGIEVGA, via the coding sequence ATGTCCGTAAACAACTTGGTCAAAAGATTGCAGAACGAAATGCGCGGCGATGCCGGTATCAATGGCGACGCCCAGCGAATCGAACAGATGGTGTGGATGTTTTTCTTGAAGGTCTATGACGCTCAGGAAGAAATCTGGGAATGCACCAAGGACAAGTACAAATCCATCATCCCCGAAAAGATGCGCTGGCGCAACTGGGCTGTCGATGAAAAAGACGGCAAGGCGCTCACGGGCGATGCGTTGCTCGCGTTCGTGAACAACGAACTTTTCCCGACGCTCAAAAAACTGCCTGTCAACGAGAATACTCCGCGCGGCAAGGCGATTGTGCGGATGGTCTTCGAAGATTTGAACCAGTACATGAAAGACGGCATCATCCTCCGCAAGCTCATCAATATCATTGATGAAGTGGACTTTAGCGACGCAGACGACCGCCACACCTTCGGCGATATTTACGAAGGAATCCTGAAAGATTTGCAGAGTGCAGGCAATGCGGGCGAATTCTACACGCCGCGAGCTTTGACAGATTTTATTGTACAACAGCTGCACCCGAAACTCGGCGAAACATTCGGCGACTTTACCAGTGGAACAGGCGGTTTCTTGACCAGTTGCCTGAACTACCTGAAACCCTCCGTAATGACGACGAGCGACGAAAAGAAATTCCAGTCAGCCATTGTCGGGCAGGAATGGAAACCGCTCCCGTACCTGCTTTCAATTACCAACATGCTCGTCCACGACATCGAAGAGCCGAACATCACCCACACGGATTCGCTTGGCCGCAAGGTGACGGAATTCAAGGACAGCGACAAGGTGGATTGCATCGGCATGAATCCGCCGTATGGCGGCAGCACAGGCATGAACGCCAAGCTGAACTTCCCGATAAACATGCAGAGCAGCGAAACGGCCGACCTTTTCATTGTACTCATCATGTATCGCCTCAAAAAGATGGGCCGTGCGGGCGTGATTATCCCCGACGGCTTCCTGTTCGGCACCGACGGCGCAAAACTCGCCATCAAGCAGAAGTTACTCCGCGAATTCAACCTACACACTGTCATTCGCCTGCCGGGCAGCATCTTTAGCCCCTACACCAGCATTGCCACGAACATCCTGTTCTTTGACAACGAAAAGGCGAAAGGCGCCCCGACAGGGTTCAGCACCAAGGAAACCTGGTTCTACCGTCTCGATATGCCCGAAGGTTACAAGCACTTCAGCAAGACAAAGCCCATGCGCCTTGAACACTGCAAGCCCATAATAGACTGGTGGAACAACCGCGAAGAAATCCTTGAAACCAACGACGACGGCGAAGTCGTGAGCGAAAAGTCCCGCAAGTTCACCCCCGAAGAACTCGTGGAAATGGACTGCAACTTTGACCAGTGCAAATTTCCCAAGGAAGAAGAGGATGTTTTGCCGCCCGCAGAACTCCTGGAAGACTACCACAAGAAACGCGCCGCACTCGACAAGAAAATCGACAAGAAGCTGGAGCAGATTCAGAAACTCCTCGGGATTGAGGTAGGCGCCTAA
- a CDS encoding restriction endonuclease subunit S has translation MDGKQLKNSILQWAIQGKLVPQNPKDEPASKLLERIAESRNESSLSLPKGTAKGTKSKDPGRKKSAQSSRIYRENGVWYEQVGTATPKDISDEIPFEIPKNWTWCRLKDYLDVRDGTHDSPKYYSSGIPFVTSKNLVNGQIDFSNVKYISQEDHEAFSARSKVDDNDILFAMIGSIGNPVLVKKTCDFSIKNVALFKPYNEETDMHYMLLYFQHIQTGLKKIAAGGVQSFISLNVFRNWLFPLPPLAEQKRIVAKLEQVLPLAEEYGAAQEQLDKLNKELPEALKKSILQEAIQGKLVPQNSKDEPAHKLLERITAARSEANQPKGAKSKKSTPTSRIYCENGTWYEQIGSATPKDISDEIPFEIPESWAWCRLGNCSDYAASKEKAKSFKDIQEMWSLDLEDIEKNSGRIVKRLKVSERKIVGEKVIFKKGQVLYSKLRPYLKKILVAPEDGVCSSEIVPFSPFECLDASYLVTVLKSPHVDYTINLVTYGVKMPRVGTDTMLNLLIPIPPLAEQKRIVAKLEQLFKVL, from the coding sequence ATGGACGGAAAGCAACTCAAGAACAGCATTCTGCAATGGGCGATACAAGGCAAACTTGTCCCGCAGAACCCCAAGGACGAACCCGCTTCAAAACTCCTAGAGCGGATTGCAGAATCCCGAAATGAAAGTTCCCTGAGCCTGCCGAAGGGAACTGCCAAAGGCACGAAGTCGAAGGATCCTGGGCGTAAAAAAAGCGCTCAGTCCTCCCGCATCTATCGCGAAAACGGCGTGTGGTATGAACAAGTCGGCACCGCCACCCCCAAGGATATTTCAGATGAAATACCCTTTGAAATACCTAAGAATTGGACGTGGTGTAGGCTAAAGGATTATTTAGACGTTCGTGATGGAACCCACGATTCCCCAAAATATTATTCGTCAGGAATACCATTTGTTACAAGCAAAAATCTTGTAAATGGGCAAATTGATTTCTCTAATGTAAAATACATATCGCAAGAAGACCACGAAGCCTTTTCTGCTCGTTCGAAGGTGGATGACAACGACATTCTTTTTGCAATGATTGGCAGCATTGGAAATCCTGTTTTAGTAAAGAAAACTTGTGATTTTAGTATAAAAAATGTCGCTTTGTTTAAGCCATATAATGAAGAAACTGATATGCATTATATGCTTTTGTATTTTCAGCATATTCAAACGGGCTTGAAGAAAATCGCTGCTGGAGGAGTTCAATCATTTATTTCATTGAATGTTTTTCGTAATTGGTTATTTCCCCTTCCGCCCCTAGCCGAACAGAAACGAATCGTCGCAAAACTTGAACAAGTTCTCCCGCTCGCAGAAGAATACGGAGCCGCCCAGGAACAACTCGACAAACTCAACAAGGAACTTCCCGAAGCCCTCAAAAAAAGCATCCTCCAAGAAGCCATCCAAGGCAAACTCGTCCCCCAGAACTCCAAAGACGAACCCGCCCATAAACTATTGGAACGTATCACGGCCGCCCGCAGCGAAGCTAATCAGCCAAAGGGTGCAAAGTCAAAGAAATCCACCCCAACATCTCGCATCTACTGCGAAAACGGCACCTGGTACGAACAAATCGGCTCCGCTACTCCCAAGGATATTTCAGATGAAATCCCGTTCGAAATCCCTGAAAGTTGGGCTTGGTGTAGATTAGGGAATTGTTCTGATTATGCGGCTTCAAAAGAAAAAGCCAAATCCTTTAAAGACATTCAAGAAATGTGGTCATTAGATTTGGAAGATATTGAAAAGAATTCAGGACGAATAGTAAAAAGATTAAAGGTTAGTGAGCGAAAAATTGTTGGCGAAAAAGTTATCTTTAAAAAGGGACAGGTTCTTTATAGCAAATTGCGTCCGTATTTAAAGAAAATATTGGTCGCTCCCGAAGATGGCGTTTGCTCATCCGAAATAGTACCTTTTTCACCATTTGAGTGTTTGGACGCTAGTTATTTGGTAACTGTTTTAAAATCGCCCCATGTCGATTACACAATAAATCTCGTTACTTATGGTGTGAAAATGCCTCGTGTAGGTACGGACACGATGTTGAATCTACTGATTCCAATTCCGCCCTTAGCCGAACAAAAACGAATCGTTGCCAAATTAGAACAACTCTTTAAGGTGCTGTAA
- a CDS encoding AbiJ-NTD4 domain-containing protein translates to MALFSERYGFVKPREMFQIDSLDERTKNRIWNWVDENFIKNIPLKQFIGGDYIDLDKAYVLKHIFCDIYGNTVDNPILTTLSSVTAYFKLRFSSEPFWDILDLIELIVESWIPCMDKPYGTEFVKRMSKLNRILEQEKVGYRLVNGKMTRIVENAEIDTIEESLKTEHKSVTDHVQSALHSFADRNNPDYRNAIQEAFYAVEAWLKNECGNPKSEFRSALQTLKDKGKLDIHPVLTNVFNGFYAYMSDEKGLRHALLDQSAKFEFEETKCMIVFCCTMINYLEAKKK, encoded by the coding sequence ATGGCATTATTTTCAGAAAGATATGGATTTGTCAAGCCACGTGAAATGTTCCAAATAGACAGCTTGGACGAACGTACTAAAAATCGAATTTGGAATTGGGTTGATGAAAATTTCATAAAAAACATCCCATTAAAGCAATTCATTGGTGGCGACTACATTGACTTAGACAAAGCCTATGTTTTAAAGCATATTTTTTGTGACATCTATGGCAATACTGTAGATAATCCTATTCTCACAACTCTATCTTCCGTAACGGCTTATTTTAAGCTTCGTTTTTCATCAGAGCCATTTTGGGATATTTTGGACCTCATCGAACTTATTGTAGAATCCTGGATTCCGTGTATGGACAAACCATATGGAACAGAATTTGTGAAACGAATGTCCAAATTGAACCGGATTTTGGAGCAAGAAAAAGTTGGCTATCGTTTAGTTAATGGCAAAATGACACGTATTGTAGAAAATGCTGAAATTGACACTATTGAAGAATCGCTAAAAACGGAGCACAAATCAGTCACCGACCATGTTCAAAGCGCTCTACATAGTTTTGCAGATAGAAATAATCCCGACTATAGAAACGCTATTCAAGAGGCTTTTTATGCAGTTGAGGCGTGGCTGAAAAATGAATGCGGCAACCCAAAATCAGAATTCAGATCAGCATTGCAGACGTTGAAAGATAAAGGCAAATTAGACATTCACCCAGTATTGACGAATGTCTTTAATGGCTTTTATGCCTACATGTCCGATGAAAAAGGTCTGCGTCATGCATTGTTGGACCAGAGTGCTAAATTCGAATTTGAAGAAACAAAGTGCATGATTGTCTTTTGCTGCACAATGATTAACTATTTAGAAGCAAAGAAAAAGTAA